One part of the Ziziphus jujuba cultivar Dongzao chromosome 2, ASM3175591v1 genome encodes these proteins:
- the LOC107417731 gene encoding NADH dehydrogenase [ubiquinone] flavoprotein 2, mitochondrial, protein MKRMGPRLLSEQPRPAQTPRRGPVSNPVRFFSYNSGRLGHRGREEAPNSLRSLSLSFHFVVVSRNWDWVSKMLARLAASRFLEIRQVFRQPSRSFSTALNYHLDSPDNKPDLPWEFSAANKEKVKEILSHYPSNYKQSAVIPLLDLAQQQHGGWLPVSAMNAVAKIIEVAPIRVYEVATFYSMFNRSKVGKYHLLVCGTTPCMIRGSREIEDALLKHLGVKRNEVTKDGLFSVGEMECMGCCVNAPMITVADYSNGSEGYTYNYYEDVTPKRVVEIVELLRKGEKLPPGTQNPGRIKSGPEGGNTTLLSEPKPPPCRDLDAC, encoded by the exons ATGAAGCGAATGGGCCCCAGACTACTTTCCGAACAACCTCGACCGGCCCAAACTCCTAGACGAGGCCCAGTAAGTAACCCGGTCCGGTTCTTTTCCTACAACTCTGGGAGACTTGGCCACAGAGGTCGTGAAGAAGCTCCAAACTCTCTCCGATCACTTTCCCTCTCTTTCCACTTCGTGGTAGTCAGCCGGAACTGGGACTGGGTTTCCAAAATGCTGGCTCGGCTCGCCGCAAGCCGTTTCCTTGAGATCCGTCAAGTTTTCCGtcag CCTTCGCGATCCTTCTCCACTGCCTTAAATTAC CATCTTGATTCGCCGGACAACAAACCTGACCTTCCGTGGGAGTTCTCCGCAGCTAATAAAGAGAAG GTTAAGGAGATATTGTCACACTATCCATCCAACTACAAGCAATCTGCTGTTATTCCTCTGCTAGATCTTGCACAGCAGCAGCATGGGGGATGGCTTCCTGTCTCAGCAATGAATGCA GTAGCTAAGATTATAGAAGTTGCTCCTATCCGCGTATATGAAGTTGCAACATTCTATTCGATGTTTAATCGGTCAAAG gtGGGAAAGTACCACCTTTTGGTTTGTGGCACAACACCATGCATGATTCGTGGTTCACGAGAAATTGAGGATGCTTTACTGAAACATCTAGGAGTGAAGCGGAATG AAGTAACAAAGGATGGATTGTTCTCTGTTGGAGAAATGGAATGCATG GGATGCTGTGTAAATGCTCCCATGATCACAGTGGCAGACTACTCCAATGGATCTGAAGGATATACCTATAATTACTAT GAAGATGTTACACCAAAGCGAGTTGTAGAGATAGTTGAGTTGTTAAGAAAGGGGGAGAAGCTACCG CCTGGCACTCAAAATCCAGGTCGAATTAAGAGTGGACCAGAAGGAGGAAACACTACTTTGCTAAGTGAGCCCAAACCCCCTCCATGCCGTGATCTTGATGCATGCTAA
- the LOC107417555 gene encoding DEAD-box ATP-dependent RNA helicase 35 produces MEEDDDYVEYVPVAKRRAMEAQKILQRKGKSSALEDELEKSKLAESKPSLLVKASQLKREAPEVSPTQQLMLQEKEMIEHLSDRKTLMSVRELAKGITYSEPLPTGWKPPLPIRRMSRKQCDLIRKQWHIIVDGDDIPPPIKNFKDMRFPEPILKMLKAKGIVQPTPIQVQGLPVVLSGRDMIGIAFTGSGKTLVFVLPLIMVALQEEIMMPIAPGEGPFGLIVCPSRELARQTYEVVEQFLIPMKEAGYPDLRPLLCIGGVDMRSQLEVVKKGVHIVVATPGRLKDLLAKKKMNLDNCRYLTLDEADRLVDLGFEDDIREVFDHFKAQRQTLLFSATMPSKIQNFARNALVKPVTVNVGRAGAANLDVIQEVEYVKQEAKIVYLLECLQKTPPPVLIFCENKADVDDIHEYLLLKGVEGVAIHGGKDQEEREYAISSFKAGKKDVLVATDVASKGLDFPDIQHVINYDMPAEIENYVHRIGRTGRCGKTGIATTFINKNQSETTLLDLKHLLQEAKQRIPPVLAELNDPMEDVDAITSASGVKGCAYCGGLGHRIRDCPKLEHQKSMAIASSRRDYFGSGGYRGEI; encoded by the exons atggaagaagatgatgattacGTTGAGTATGTGCCGGTTGCAAAGCGAAGAGCAATGGAAGCTCAGAAAATCCTTCAGCGCAAGGGAAAGTCTTCAGCACTTGAAGATGAGttggaaaaatcaaaacttGCTGAATCAAAACCCAGTCTGCTTGTTAAAGCCTCGCAGTTAAAGCGTGAGGCTCCCGAGGTTAGTCCAACTCAGCAGCTGATGCTGCAAGAGAAGGAAATGATTGAGCACTTATCGGACCGGAAAACCCTTATGTCAGTCCGGGAATTAGCAAAGGGAATTACATACTCAGAGCCTTTGCCAACAGGTTGGAAACCACCATTGCCAATCAGAAGGATGTCGAGGAAGCAATGTGATTTGATTCGAAAGCAATGGCATATCATAGTTGATGGGGATGATATACCGCCACCTATTAAGAATTTCAAGGATATGAGATTTCCTGAACCGATTTTGAAGATGTTGAAAGCAAAGGGGATTGTTCAACCAACCCCAATTCAGGTTCAAGGTCTTCCAGTGGTTTTATCTGGGAGGGATATGATTGGGATTGCCTTTACGGGTTCAGGAAAGACGTTGGTTTTTGTGCTTCCGTTGATCATGGTGGCATTGCAGGAGGAGATAATGATGCCCATTGCCCCTGGTGAAGGGCCATTTGGTTTGATTGTTTGCCCTTCCAGAGAGCTGGCCAGACAGACTTATGAAGTGGTAGAACAGTTTCTTATTCCCATGAAAGAGGCAGGGTATCCAGATTTAAGGCCTTTGCTCTGTATTGGTGGAGTGGATATGCGATCACAGTTGGAGGTTGTGAAAAAGGGTGTTCATATTGTTGTTGCTACACCTGGGAGGTTGAAGGACTTgttagcaaagaaaaagatgaatCTTGACAATTGTAG ATATCTAACCTTAGATGAGGCTGATAGATTGGTAGATTTGGGATTTGAAGATGACATAAGAGAAGTTTTTGACCACTTTAAAGCTCAACGACAAACTCTGTTGTTTTCTGCTACCATGCCCAGCAAAATTCAGAATTTTGCTAGAAATGCTTTGGTTAAGCCTGTCACTGTTAATGTAGGAAGAGCAGGAGCTGCCAATCTTGATGTGATTCAGGAGGTTGAGTATGTCAAGCAGGAGGCAAAAATAGTTTACCTTCTTGAGTGCCTACAGAAAACCCCACCACCTGTTTTGATATTCTGCGAAAACAAAGCTGATGTGGATGATATTCATGAATACCTTCTCCTAAAAGGAGTGGAAGGTGTGGCCATTCATGGAGGCAAGGATCAAGAAGAGAGAGAGTATGCCATTTCATCCTTCAAGGCAGGCAAGAAAGATGTGCTTGTTGCAACTGATGTTGCATCGAAGGGGTTGGATTTCCCCGATATTCAGCATGTTATCAATTATGACATGCCAGCAGAAATCGAAAACTATGTTCACCGGATTGGACGCACGGGAAGATGTGGAAAGACTGGAATAGCAACGACATTTataaacaagaatcaaagtgAGACAACACTCCTTGACTTGAAGCATCTCTTGCAGGAGGCAAAACAGAGGATACCTCCTGTGTTGGCTGAGCTTAATGACCCAATGGAAGATGTGGATGCAATTACTAGTGCAAGTGGGGTAAAGGGTTGTGCTTATTGTGGTGGGCTTGGTCACCGTATCCGTGATTGTCCCAAGTTGGAGCATCAAAAAAGCATGGCCATTGCCAGCTCCAGACGAGATTATTTTGGATCTGGAGGTTACAGAGGGGAAATCTGA
- the LOC107417729 gene encoding NADH dehydrogenase [ubiquinone] flavoprotein 2, mitochondrial, translating to MLARLAASRFLEIRQVFRQVKKILSHYPSNYKQSAVIPLLDLAQQQHGGWLPVSAMNASCNILFNKIIEVAPIRVYEVATFYSMFNRSKVGKYHLLVCGTTPCMIRGAREIEDALLKHLGVKRNEVTKDGLFSVGETECMGCCVNAPMITVADYSNGSEGYTYNYYEDITPKRVVEIVELLRKGEKLPPGTQNPGRIKSGPEGGNTTLLSEPKPPPCRDLDAC from the exons ATGCTGGCTCGGCTCGCCGCAAGCCGTTTCCTTGAGATCCGTCAAGTTTTCCGtcag GTTAAGAAGATATTGTCACACTATCCATCCAACTACAAGCAATCTGCTGTTATTCCTCTGCTAGATCTTGCACAGCAGCAGCATGGGGGATGGCTTCCTGTCTCAGCAATGAATGCA AGTTGCAACATTCTATTCAATAAGATTATAGAAGTTGCTCCTATCCGTGTATATGAAGTTGCAACATTCTATTCAATGTTTAATCGGTCAAAG gtGGGAAAGTACCACCTTTTGGTCTGTGGCACAACACCATGCATGATTCGTGGTGCACGAGAAATTGAGGATGCTTTACTGAAACATTTAGGAGTGAAGCGTAATG AAGTAACAAAGGATGGATTGTTCTCTGTTGGAGAAACGGAATGCATG GGATGCTGTGTAAATGCTCCCATGATCACAGTGGCAGACTACTCCAATGGATCTGAAGGATATACCTATAATTACTAT GAAGATATTACACCAAAGCGAGTTGTAGAGATAGTTGAGTTGTTAAGAAAGGGGGAGAAGCTACCG CCTGGCACCCAAAATCCAGGTCGAATTAAGAGTGGACCAGAAGGAGGAAACACTACTTTACTAAGTGAGCCCAAACCCCCTCCATGCCGTGATCTTGATGCATGCTAA
- the LOC107417728 gene encoding DEAD-box ATP-dependent RNA helicase 35, with protein MEEDDDYVEYVPVAKRRAMEVQKILQRKGKSSALEDELEKSKLAEAKPSLLVKASQLKREAPEVSPTQQLVQQEKEMIEHLSDRKTLMSVRELAKGITYSEPLPTGWKPPLPIRRMSRKQCDLIRKQWHIIVDGDDIPPPIKNFKDMRFPEPILKKLKAKGIVQPTPIQVQGLPVILSGRDMIGIAFTGSGKTLVFVLPLIMVALQEEIIMPIAPGEGPFGLIVCPSRELARQTYEVVEQFLIPMKEAGYPELRPLLCIGGVDMRSQLEVVKKGVHIVVATPGRLKDLLAKKKMNLDNCRYLTLDEADRLVDLGFEDDIREVFDHFKAQRQTLLFSATMPSKIQNFARNALVKPVTVNVGRAGAANLDVIQEVEYVKQEAKIVYLLECLQKTPPPVLIFCENKADVDDIHEYLLLKGVEGVAIHGGKDQEEREYAISSFKAGKKDVLVATDVASKGLDFPDIQHVINYDMPAEIENYVHRIGRTGRCGKTGIATTFINKNQSETTLLDLKHLLQEAKQRIPPVLAELNDPMEDVDAITSASGVKGCAYCGGLGHRIRDCPKLEHQKSMAIASSRRDYFGSGGYRGEI; from the exons atggaagaagatgatgattacGTTGAGTATGTGCCTGTGGCAAAGCGAAGAGCAATGGAAGTTCAGAAAATTCTTCAGCGCAAGGGGAAGTCTTCAGCACTTGAAGATGAGTTGGAAAAATCTAAACTTGCTGAAGCAAAACCGAGTCTCCTTGTTAAAGCCTCGCAGTTAAAGCGTGAGGCTCCTGAGGTTAGTCCAACTCAACAGCTGGTGCAGCAAGAGAAGGAAATGATTGAGCACTTATCAGACCGGAAAACCCTTATGTCGGTCCGGGAATTAGCAAAGGGAATTACATATTCAGAGCCTCTACCAACAGGTTGGAAACCACCATTGCCAATCAGAAGGATGTCAAGGAAGCAATGTGATTTGATTCGAAAGCAGTGGCATATCATAGTTGATGGGGATGATATACCGCCACCTATTAAGAATTTCAAGGATATGAGATTTCCTGAACCGATTTTGAAGAAGTTGAAAGCAAAGGGGATTGTTCAACCAACCCCAATTCAGGTTCAAGGTCTTCCAGTGATTTTATCTGGGAGGGATATGATTGGGATTGCCTTTACGGGTTCAGGAAAGACATTGGTTTTTGTGCTTCCGTTGATCATGGTGGCATTGCAGGAGGAGATAATAATGCCCATTGCCCCTGGTGAAGGGCCATTTGGTTTGATTGTTTGCCCTTCCAGAGAGCTGGCCAGACAGACTTATGAAGTGGTAGAACAGTTTCTTATTCCCATGAAAGAGGCAGGGTATCCAGAACTAAGGCCTTTGCTCTGTATTGGTGGAGTGGATATGCGATCACAGTTGGAGGTTGTGAAAAAGGGTGTTCATATTGTTGTTGCTACACCTGGGAGGTTGAAGGACTTgttagcaaagaaaaagatgaatCTTGACAATTGTAG ATATCTAACCTTAGATGAGGCTGATAGATTGGTAGATTTGGGATTTGAAGATGACATAAGAGAAGTTTTTGACCACTTTAAAGCTCAACGACAAACTCTGTTGTTTTCTGCTACCATGCCCAGCAAAATTCAGAATTTTGCTAGAAATGCTTTGGTTAAGCCTGTCACTGTTAATGTAGGAAGAGCAGGAGCTGCCAATCTTGATGTGATTCAGGAGGTTGAGTATGTCAAGCAGGAGGCAAAAATAGTTTACCTTCTTGAGTGCCTACAGAAAACCCCACCACCTGTTTTGATATTCTGCGAAAACAAAGCTGATGTGGATGATATTCATGAATACCTTCTCCTAAAAGGAGTGGAAGGTGTGGCCATTCATGGAGGCAAGGATCAAGAAGAGAGAGAGTATGCCATTTCATCCTTCAAGGCAGGCAAGAAAGATGTGCTTGTTGCAACTGATGTTGCATCGAAGGGGTTGGATTTCCCCGATATTCAGCACGTTATCAATTATGACATGCCGGCGGAAATCGAAAACTATGTTCACCGGATTGGACGCACGGGAAGATGTGGAAAGACTGGAATAGCAACGACATTTataaacaagaatcaaagtgAGACAACACTCCTTGACTTGAAGCATCTCTTGCAAGAGGCAAAACAGAGGATACCTCCTGTGTTGGCTGAGCTTAATGACCCAATGGAAGATGTGGATGCAATTACTAGTGCAAGTGGGGTAAAGGGTTGTGCTTATTGTGGTGGGCTTGGTCACCGTATCCGTGATTGTCCCAAGTTGGAGCATCAAAAAAGCATGGCCATTGCCAGCTCCAGAAGAGATTATTTTGGATCTGGAGGCTACAGAGGGGAAATCTGA